ATATCCATTGTTGATGATGAAGCTAAACCGATTTTAACGCCTTTTCTTTTAAGAAACTGTAGCACTCGTTTTGCATCTGGATCGATCAGCTCACTGTAATCAATAGGATGCTCGATTTTATATTGGAGATATTTTTCATTTAAGAAAGCTTCATCATGGGTCGTATCGTTTACTTCAAGTATCAGCTCCCATAAACTGCGCATATCGGCTCCAACAAATAAAGGGATTGGAATCTGTTCAATCGATAAATCATACTCTTTTAAAAATGCTTTTCTGCGTTGATAATAAAACTCTTCACTATCGACCAACACGCCGTCCATATCAAAAATGATTCCTTCATATCTTGGGGTCATTTTGGTACTCCTTTTTTTTGACTATTCTTATTCAGCTCTACCAGTCTAACAAAAGTTTGAAAAAAAATGAAGAAATTTGTTGAAAAATAACTGAAAAGTATGAATTATTGTCATTTTTACGGTTGCTTTTCTGCGCATATTTCGGTATTCTTTTACTATTATAATGAAAAATCTATTAAAATTAGGAGTGAAAAAAGTGAAAGTCACAAAATTTGGCGGCAGCTCGCTGGCATCCGCTACACAATTAGAGAAAGTTTTACACATCGTAAAAGAAGACACTTCACGAAAGTTTGTGGTTGTTTCAGCTCCTGGTAAGCGTTCTTCTGAAGATATCAAGGTAACGGATTTACTAATTTCCTACTATAATCGGTATTTAAATAATGAAAATACTACTGAAATCATCGGAAAAATTGTGCGTCGCTATGAAGCCATTTTAGATGATCTTGGTCTAACAAAAGAAGTTTTAAACGATATTCAACAAGCCATTCAACAACTGTCTACTTTGTCTAAAGATAATAACCCACATCTACTTGATGCTTTTTTAGCCAGTGGTGAGGATAATAATGCTAAATTAGTTGCTGCTTTCTTTCAACAGCGAGGGCTAAATGCCCGTTACACCAATCCAAAGGATATTGGAATCATCGTTTCAGATGAACCGGGCAACGCACGAATTTTGCCTTCTTCCGCTAAAAAGATCAATCAGTTTAAAACAACAGAAGAAATTCTAGTGATTCCAGGCTTTTTTGGGTTTACAGAAGCTGGAGACATTTGTACATTTTCCAGAGGCGGATCAGATATCACGGGTTCGATCGTTGCAGCAGGTGTAGAAGCTGATATTTATGAAAACTTTACTGACGTCAATGGTATTTTCGTTGCTCATCCCGGAATCATTCATGAACCACGAACAATTAAAGAACTAACCTATCGAGAAATGCGGGAATTAGCGTACGCTGGATTTGCAGTGTTGCATGATGAAGCTTTGATGCCTGCATACCGTGCTAATATTCCAGTAGTCATCAAAAATACGAATAATCCTGAACATCCTGGTACATTGATTACAACTTCAAGAACCGTTAAACACGATCCTGTTGTCGGAATTGCTAGTGATCAAGGGTTTGCCAGTATTTATATTAGTAAGTATCTAATGAATAGAGAGTTAGGTTTTGGCCGCCGGTTACTGCAAATTCTTGAAGAGTTAGGGCTTAGCTATGAACATATGCCATCTGGGATCGATGATATTTCCATTATTTTAAGGGAACGTCAATTAACGATCGAAATCGAAGAAGAATTGATGAAACGCTTAGAACTTGAACTTGAACCTGATGAGTTGCGGATCACGCATGGTTTATCGATGTTAATGGTCGTCGGCGAAGGCATGCGCCAACGAATTGGGGTTATGGCTGATAGTACTGCAGCTTTAGCATTCAATAAAATAAATTTGGAAATGATCAACCAAGGATCTTCTGAGGTCAGTATTATGTTTGGCATTCAAGAGAATCAGGAGAAAAAAGCGATCCAAGCCTTGTATAAAACCTTTTTTGAAGATTAAACAACTAGAAAAACACAGAAAACCCCAGCTGGGTGTTTTTCTGTGTTTTTTTTAAAGAAAGCATTCTCATCATGAAAAGACTGGGGTACAATAAAAATAAGCTACTAAATAAGTAAAGGTGGGAAAC
The Enterococcus silesiacus DNA segment above includes these coding regions:
- a CDS encoding aspartate kinase (catalyzes the formation of 4-phospho-L-aspartate from L-aspartate and ATP; lysine and threonine sensitive), encoding MKVTKFGGSSLASATQLEKVLHIVKEDTSRKFVVVSAPGKRSSEDIKVTDLLISYYNRYLNNENTTEIIGKIVRRYEAILDDLGLTKEVLNDIQQAIQQLSTLSKDNNPHLLDAFLASGEDNNAKLVAAFFQQRGLNARYTNPKDIGIIVSDEPGNARILPSSAKKINQFKTTEEILVIPGFFGFTEAGDICTFSRGGSDITGSIVAAGVEADIYENFTDVNGIFVAHPGIIHEPRTIKELTYREMRELAYAGFAVLHDEALMPAYRANIPVVIKNTNNPEHPGTLITTSRTVKHDPVVGIASDQGFASIYISKYLMNRELGFGRRLLQILEELGLSYEHMPSGIDDISIILRERQLTIEIEEELMKRLELELEPDELRITHGLSMLMVVGEGMRQRIGVMADSTAALAFNKINLEMINQGSSEVSIMFGIQENQEKKAIQALYKTFFED
- a CDS encoding HAD family hydrolase → MTPRYEGIIFDMDGVLVDSEEFYYQRRKAFLKEYDLSIEQIPIPLFVGADMRSLWELILEVNDTTHDEAFLNEKYLQYKIEHPIDYSELIDPDAKRVLQFLKRKGVKIGLASSSTMDMIQEVLKAGQLASYFDIVISGTQFKKSKPAPEIYTYTVQELGLEPKQCLAIEDSEKGIRSAHDAGITVWALKDTRFGMDQQLADVQLDTLSDVCKKLQKAEKIG